A window of the Ogataea parapolymorpha DL-1 chromosome V, whole genome shotgun sequence genome harbors these coding sequences:
- a CDS encoding Sorting nexin-12 translates to MNEERKNAGTITRIKRIKPQLIIATLTTAVVGYYVCSHIFLILLGSIVPMLIFGYMIWRVGGHPPKSIGSLNEKLQTRFPRLKFTESHNWAKEVSELNQEADPDRVNQLYPENFIISDTLHNLILLITRDFVESWYMRITPDRRFLVEVQVQIGNVVTQLQQRLSEIDLTETLVYRVLPLITDHYTNFVTAQEIVKNKKLGTTRSFTNTWDLDKIVASCYNKGKLHPAIKLKSVDPEEDIQRWLSQQVSKILPLIVDGKEIESPPIFLLLREILEKCVFFQIVEMLSDPDFYNQLVEKNLGNAMKDRLNVKRFRSALSKHSVENLRNSRSLISRGRLNPTSDAAKFQRILREINKSQSVADLKQYKYYVTLQLNKASRGENANNQLYKERLATLRSATDKRLLSLLKSSSALAGQEPNVNANLDITFAQILNSPAKLSVFTEFMEQRRRTPLLKLWLVAEGLRNPLEDNYDLSEEDSSEDESNLEYSMTMSQGDDLRQIFEEFFESPILKIDSKCYSNVSKFVETKPADPALYYKARKSLFKLQNEVYQRMQKTDYVAFKQSDLYLRLVAAEEQPKSEGIEIDEDEINGDPLADYEETGNEEQKVSDAVLRAVEDVLADLADEKRERPSLYQFNSGFSSSEDLSEAPSGTSTPRVSRLLSKDVQRDLFGEDVEKNGLFDNNGELSDDKDSANSIKIFDDDESESFLDDEMTMSSSQELRLAAPGNLNLGDEIEKLGAEVDKLQQQLRIIEPLLNKAELTNNVSELKILRKTQAGLKKELQLKELQKQQYIVQESDNTLYGKSHVRIQSYLNGFEDGKECIMYIIEVQKLTADNTVVAGWMVARRFSQFFKLNNYLKSKFAEVGDLDFPKRKVVLKFQQRSLIVERQRKLERYLQSLIENRDVCQDKVFRSFLSSELFDINPDNSRQRLGKLGNPGKSAVNMASKLYNNISNQWQLQYKAPANDDDNKPSLEMQKELSSLDENLEGQEAKFSSFVRPISDFLIAVFWLKNSKAWLRGRAIVLVLQQLLGSTIEKMVRVSIDGRFKDSSTVAGILTLLQDSLWPNGSFRKSGPPRTLLEKSKTKQHARRILEFFIIDTCSKIFGVSNSRLAAETTFQILQNQTLNRHLVLTILQEVLETIFPEIER, encoded by the coding sequence ATGAATGAAGAGAGGAAAAACGCAGGAACCATAACTCGAATTAAACGAATAAAACCACAACTTATAATTGCAACCCTGACTACAGCTGTGGTGGGCTACTATGTGTGCTCGCACATCTTTTTGATCCTTCTAGGATCGATAGTTCCTATGTTGATATTTGGTTACATGATATGGCGAGTCGGCGGTCACCCGCCCAAATCAATTGGGAGCCTAAACGAAAAGCTTCAAACAAGATTCCCACGATTGAAGTTCACTGAGTCGCACAATTGGGCAAAAGAAGTTTCAGAGCTGAATCAGGAAGCAGATCCAGACCGCGTTAACCAACTTTATCCTGAAAACTTCATAATCAGTGACACTCTCCATAACTTGATACTGCTCATAACGCGAGACTTTGTAGAGTCATGGTATATGCGAATCACTCCAGATAGGAGATTTTTGGTCGAGGTACAGGTGCAAATAGGCAATGTTGTTACTCAATTGCAGCAAAGACTGAGCGAGATAGATCTGACAGAAACACTAGTCTATCGTGTCCTGCCATTGATCACAGACCACTACACAAATTTTGTCACTGCACAAGAGATTGTGAAGAATAAGAAGCTTGGCACAACTAGATCCTTCACCAATACATGGGACCTTGACAAAATCGTTGCATCTTGCTACAATAAGGGAAAATTGCATCCGGCGATCAAGTTAAAAAGCGTTGATCCCGAAGAAGACATTCAAAGATGGCTCTCGCAGCAGGTATCCAAGATTCTTCCTCTGATAGTGGATGGAAAAGAGATAGAGTCTCCTCctatttttttgcttcttcgagagattttggaaaaatgcgtatttttccagatcgTGGAGATGCTCTCCGACCCCGACTTCTACAACCAGCTCGTGGAAAAGAATCTCGGAAATGCTATGAAGGACCGTTTGAACGTCAAACGATTTCGAAGCGCGCTCAGTAAGCATAGTGTTGAGAATCTCAGAAATTCTAGGTCATTGATTTCAAGAGGAAGGTTGAATCCAACAAGCGATGCAGCCAAATTTCAACGTATATTGCGCGAAATCAACAAGTCCCAGTCTGTGGCAGACCTCAAACAGTACAAGTACTACGTGACTCTACAATTGAATAAAGCAAGTCGGGGTGAAAACGCCAACAATCAGCTGTACAAAGAAAGACTTGCTACCCTACGCAGCGCGACCGATAAACGTCTCTTATCCTTGCTGAAGTCATCCTCCGCTTTGGCAGGACAAGAACCAAATGTCAACGCCAACTTAGACATCACTTTTGCCCAGATACTAAATAGTCCTGCAAAACTTTCAGTGTTCACAGAGTTCATGGAACAGAGACGGCGCACCCCTTTGCTGAAGCTGTGGCTTGTGGCTGAGGGACTGAGAAATCCACTGGAGGATAATTACGATCTCTCAGAAGAAGACAGCAGTGAAGACGAATCTAACTTAGAATACTCTATGACAATGTCTCAGGGTGATGACCTACGTCAAATATTCGAGGAGTTTTTTGAAAGTCCAATTCTCAAGATAGACTCAAAATGCTATTCCAACGTTTCAAAATTTGTGGAAACAAAACCTGCGGATCCTGCACTTTATTACAAAGCTCGCAAGTCTTTATTCAAGCTACAGAATGAAGTTTATCAAAGAATGCAGAAAACCGATTATGTTGCTTTCAAACAATCTGATCTTTACTTGCGACTAGTTGCAGCGGAAGAACAGCCAAAAAGTGAAGGCATAGAGATAGATGAGGATGAGATTAATGGCGATCCGTTGGCGGATTATGAAGAGACTGGAAATGAGGAGCAAAAAGTGAGCGACGCTGTTCTTCGCGCTGTTGAGGACGTCCTGGCTGACCTGGCAGATGAAAAGCGAGAAAGACCAAGCTTGTATCAATTCAACTCCGGTTTTTCATCCTCAGAGGACCTGTCGGAGGCGCCATCAGGTACCAGTACTCCTAGAGTGTCTCGGCTTCTAAGTAAGGATGTCCAGCGCGACCTGTTTGGGGAAGATgtggagaaaaatggaTTGTTCGACAACAACGGTGAATTATCAGACGATAAGGACTCAGCCAATTCAATAAAGATTTTCGATGACGACGAGAGCGAAAGTTTCTTAGATGATGAGATGACGATGTCATCATCTCAAGAACTGCGATTGGCTGCTCCTGGCAATCTTAATCTGGGAGACGAAATTGAAAAGCTGGGAGCGGAGGTTGATaagctgcagcagcagttACGCATTATAGAGCCGCTTCTGAACAAGGCAGAACTGACCAATAACGTTTCCGAATTAAAGATCCTGAGAAAGACTCAGGCAGGACTCAAAAAAGAGTTGCAGTTGAAGGAATTACAGAAGCAACAGTACATCGTCCAGGAAAGCGACAATACACTCTATGGAAAAAGTCACGTGCGGATACAGTCATATCTCAATGGATTCGAAGATGGAAAAGAGTGCATAATGTACATAATTGAGGTGCAAAAGCTGACGGCTGATAACACTGTGGTCGCAGGCTGGATGGTTGCAAGACGGTTTAgccagtttttcaaactgAATAATTATCTCAAGAGCAAGTTCGCCGAAGTCGGAGACTTAGACTTTCCTAAACGTAAGGTGGTTCTCaaattccagcagcgaTCATTGATCGTCGAGCGACAGCGAAAACTCGAGCGCTACCTACAATCACTGATTGAGAACCGTGACGTTTGTCAGGATAAAGTCTTCCGCAGCTTCCTGTCTTCGGAACTTTTCGACATTAATCCCGACAACTCGCGTCAGAGACTTGGGAAGCTAGGCAATCCAGGGAAAAGTGCAGTGAATATGGCCTCAAAATTGTACAACAACATTTCCAACCAATGGCAACTGCAATACAAGGCTCCTGCGAATGATGATGACAATAAGCCATCTTTGGAAAtgcaaaaagagctctCTAGCTTGGACGAAAATCTTGAAGGACAGGAAGCGAAGTTTTCCTCATTTGTGAGGCCTATCAGTGACTTCCTGATCGCTGTTTTTTGGCTCAAGAACTCAAAGGCCTGGCTAAGGGGCCGGGCTATTGTGCTGGTTTTGCAGCAACTTTTGGGCTCCacaattgaaaaaatggtgAGGGTCAGCATTGATGGGAGGTTTAAGGACTCATCGACTGTGGCTGGCATCCTGACTCTGTTGCAAGACTCCTTGTGGCCAAATGGGTCGTTCCGAAAGTCAGGACCTCCTAGAACCTTATTGGAGAAATCTAAAACCAAACAGCATGCTAGAAGGATTTTGGAATTCTTCATCATTGATACGTGCTCCAAGATTTTTGGTGTTTCCAACTCCAGATTGGCTGCAGAGACAACGTTTCAAATTCTGCAAAACCAGACTTTGAACAGACACCTGGTTTTAACGATCCTACAAGAGGTTTTGGAGACAATCTTTCCAGAGATTGAAAGATAA
- a CDS encoding Glycerol-3-phosphate/dihydroxyacetone phosphate dual substrate-specific sn-1 acyltransferase, whose protein sequence is MQIVKDLLDELFLWFCHLIIDTFFREVRVRGSYNLPSKGATLVVIAPHHNQFLDAAIVTHAIHKINGRRTLFIEAAASIRRPVIGQLSKWSGAIPVERAQDLLTNKQGKIRYEDYSNDELTIVGEGTKFTTDCEVKGLIGLPESAGNQKIAEIISDTKLRLAKPMTKSKGIEMLIRGTAYKSAPKVDNHDVFKMVFQRLKEGELIGIASEGGSHDRTELLPLKPGVGIMALGTVAEYEGTEVNIVPCGMNYFHPHKFRSRAVLEFGEPIKVGPEEASAYKQDPRKTVDALMENITTALKSVTTQSPDLETLQVIQAARRLYSNPSRPLPLPLVVEMNRNLLIGYSKFKDDPKIKHLKESVTGYNKRLAYLGIKDYQVETVTKNRWRTLFLLTTRLVRLLVLLVLSLPGTVLFSPVLIACKVISRKKQKAALANSSVKIKAIDVLGSWKVLIALVAAPICYFIYSAIGTVLVFKYELVRYNSWNVLVTFASWWALLVSTTYAAFVMGEVGMDIFKSIRPLILSLSPRSTDLDELRKERQRLSAEITEVINELGPKVFPKLDKHSLARLEKEYEAEVEDLRSRSRSRSQSRSRSGSRSLSRASTQSGFTENTMPNLSDVSIFPDALQLRDQSSLSPTSSSSSFVHLDSADKIAASGVNDHDASLLSKVRNAVLKKRNEEARLEGEKSD, encoded by the coding sequence ATGCAAATCGTGAAGGATttgctggacgagttgTTCCTTTGGTTCTGCCATCTGATCATCGATACCTTCTTCCGTGAAGTCCGGGTCCGTGGCTCCTATAATTTGCCTTCCAAAGGGGCGACCCTTGTGGTGATCGCTCCACACCATAACCAGTTCCTGGACGCAGCAATTGTTACACATGCCATCCACAAGATAAACGGACGTCGCACGCTTTTCATTGAAGCCGCTGCTTCTATCAGAAGGCCCGTTATAGGCCAACTAAGTAAATGGAGTGGAGCAATTCCGGTGGAAAGGGCGCAGGACCTGTTGACCAATAAGCAGGGTAAAATCCGTTACGAGGATTACAGCAACGATGAATTGACCATTGTCGGGGAAGGGACGAAATTTACCACCGATTGCGAGGTTAAAGGGCTGATTGGACTCCCCGAAAGTGCGGGAAACCAGAAAATAGCAGAAATTATCAGTGACACTAAGCTGAGACTTGCCAAGCCGATGACCAAATCCAAGGGTATCGAGATGCTCATACGCGGAACCGCCTATAAGAGTGCCCCTAAAGTCGACAACCACGAcgttttcaaaatggtcTTCCAAAGACTCAAGGAAGGCGAGCTCATTGGAATCGCAAGCGAGGGCGGCTCTCACGATCGTACCGAGCTTCTGCCATTAAAGCCTGGGGTTGGAATTATGGCATTGGGCACGGTTGCGGAATATGAAGGCACTGAAGTTAATATTGTCCCGTGCGGAATGAACTATTTCCATCCACACAAATTCCGTTCCAGGGCAGTTTTGGAATTTGGAGAGCCGATCAAGGTGGGCCCTGAGGAGGCGAGTGCCTATAAACAGGATCCAAGAAAAACTGTCGACGCACTTATGGAAAATATCACCACCGCTTTGAAATCTGTGACCACTCAAAGTCCGGACCTCGAAACGTTGCAAGTTATCCAGGCTGCGAGAAGACTGTACTCCAATCCAAGCAGGCCTCTTCCATTACCCCTGGTTGTGGAAATGAATCGGAACCTGCTTATTGGATACAGCAAATTCAAAGATGACCCAAAGATTAAGCATTTGAAAGAGAGTGTGACCGGCTATAACAAACGACTGGCGTACTTGGGAATCAAAGACTACCAGGTGGAAACAGTTACCAAAAACCGCTGGCGTACGTTATTTTTACTTACAACGCGGTTGGTGCGACTACTGGTGTTGCTGGTGTTGAGTCTTCCTGGCACAGTGCTATTTTCTCCCGTTCTCATTGCATGCAAAGTTATATCAAGGAAAAAACAGAAGGCCGCTTTGGCTAACTCGAGTGTCAAGATCAAAGCCATCGACGTTCTGGGGTCATGGAAAGTCCTTATCGCTTTAGTGGCTGCACCAATATGTTACTTTATCTATTCTGCAATTGGCACCGTGCTTGTCTTCAAATATGAGTTGGTCAGATACAATTCCTGGAATGTTCTTGTTACTTTCGCTTCCTGGTGGGCTCTGCTTGTTTCCACCACGTACGCTGCATTTGTGATGGGAGAAGTTGGTATGGATATTTTCAAATCCATCAGACCGTTGATCTTAtctctttctccaagatCCACTGATTTGGACGAATTACGGAAGGAAAGGCAACGTCTCTCTGCAGAGATTACAGAGGTGATCAACGAACTAGGACCTAAAGTTTTCCCAAAGCTGGACAAGCACAGCCTGGCTCGGTTGGAGAAAGAATACGAAGCAGAGGTAGAAGACTTACGCTCAAGATCCAGATCAAGGTCCCAGTCTAGATCGAGATCGGGATCTCGGTCATTATCGCGTGCGTCAACTCAATCCGGATTTACCGAAAATACAATGCCAAACCTATCGGACGTCTCCATCTTTCCCGATGCGTTGCAGCTCAGGGATCAGTCAAGCTTAAGTCCAACAtcgagcagctccagctttGTGCATCTTGACAGCGCTGACAAGATTGCAGCAAGTGGAGTGAATGATCACGATGCAAGCCTGCTGTCTAAGGTTAGAAATGCGGTTTTGAAAAAACGCAATGAGGAGGCCAGACTAGAAGGAGAAAAGTCGGATTAA
- a CDS encoding Serine-threonine kinase and endoribonuclease, translating into MRVRSVLARIWLLGLAFLFTLTLVSAGDEISPYSDHSLEKSLGDFTVTNLLLASDVEGNLHALNRVTGEVVWTFVGNTPLVAIKESIDPNISGADPSVGSQFSAWMVEPFEEGSIYYFTQETGLQKLPASVQQLVAKSPFSIGDEFIYTGVKRTGIVRIDARTGDLIDSFGIPESAEICPVEDHTDPVQPVILLGKTTYELSIHSKNNTAWNITYTSWGLNNLHTNLAAENLHSIDDLYIQPFHDNSLLALDASTKSVKWVSSLPFVTVNVFDVFLEDGDSNNFIVLPHPLNNKNTTTTGDSTFVDRTKGGSWFAMSETNYPSLVKSAPLAKYVSSERWRTPSIFANAELLGIAISGVHDKSMDKSQNQIDLTSPRLPASLSSTIFEDPLNRKPRRPRKSRPGLPEAEEYLAIDPPSQYDIATLPSSTGRGTPLINLVYRAFENVVMTMIGVMILVFLSRIGILPPLTQILSRFGLFRRTQSAVEIVDMLLKDDVVELEKSFNLIKKERFGDIETDKMPKKVTIVEADNKSENSSSSSYNSFKPNEETVQSEDKDGQQPQPRRRKRGTRGGKKNKKKEIGGSTLEDGTDTVRSRSGSQKSLASSAITIPTSTSNMTISDEILGYGSHGTVVFKGSFENRPVAVKRMLLDFYDVASHEINLLQESDDHPNVVRYFCSQQSDRFLYIALELCGASLEDVIELKKEDSNELLGKMKPVNVLWQIANGLNHLHSLKIVHRDIKPQNILVVPPKKINSGDKEMPLRLLISDFGLCKKLENDQSSFRATTAHAAGTSGWRAPELLVDDVAETESQLSQLSLMSDRRLTRSIDIFSAGCVFYYVLTGGQHPFGDRYSRESNIIKNQYNLDLLDTLEDRYEVRDLIESMIDQDPANRPDMSLILKHPYFWSIEKKLEFLLRVSDRFEIERRDPPSDLLLELESIAPAIIGKGWFRKFNSSFLDNLGKYRKYNDDKLMDLLRALRNKYHHFQDLPPNLAKQMSPLPDGFYAFFAGRFPNMLMEIYTLVERILRDDEYLKAFF; encoded by the coding sequence ATGCGGGTTCGCTCAGTATTGGCAAGAATTTGGCTTTTAGGTCTTGCATTCTTGTTCACGCTGACTCTTGTTTCCGCTGGCGATGAGATCTCTCCTTATTCGGACCACTCGCTCGAAAAGTCGCTCGGAGACTTCACTGTCACCAATCTGTTGTTGGCTTCAGATGTCGAAGGAAACTTGCATGCTCTCAATCGAGTGACGGGTGAAGTGGTGTGGACGTTCGTGGGGAACACGCCGCTGGTGGCCATTAAGGAAAGCATCGACCCGAACATATCGGGGGCTGACCCCTCTGTGGGATCTCAGTTCTCGGCGTGGATGGTCGAGCCATTTGAGGAGGGCTCTATATACTACTTCACGCAGGAAACAGGATTACAGAAACTGCCTGCCTCTGTCCAGCAACTGGTTGCAAAGTCGCCGTTCTCGATCGGAGACGAGTTCATATACACGGGAGTCAAACGGACGGGAATCGTTCGAATCGATGCGCGCACCGGTGATTTGATAGATTCTTTTGGGATACCCGAGTCTGCGGAAATATGTCCGGTGGAAGACCATACCGACCCTGTCCAGCCTGTCATATTGCTGGGAAAGACTACCTACGAGCTCAGCATCCACTCGAAAAACAACACAGCCTGGAATATCACATACACTTCGTGGGGTCTGAACAATCTGCACACCAATCTCGCCGCCGAAAATCTCCACAGCATCGACGATCTATACATCCAGCCGTTTCATGACAACTCACTGCTTGCTCTTGATGCCAGCACAAAGTCCGTCAAATGGGTTTCGAGCTTGCCGTTCGTCACCGTGAATGTGTTTGATGTTTTCCTAGAGGATGGTGATAGTAACAATTTTATTGTGCTTCCACACCCACTCAATAACAAAAATACAACTACTACAGGTGATTCCACGTTTGTGGACAGAACTAAGGGTGGGTCATGGTTTGCCATGAGCGAGACAAACTATCCTTCCCTAGTCAAATCGGCCCCCTTGGCAAAATACGTCTCCAGTGAGCGTTGGAGAACACCGTCGATATTCGCAAATGCCGAACTTTTGGGAATCGCCATTTCCGGAGTCCACGACAAGTCCATGGACAAATCGCAAAACCAGATTGACCTGACAAGCCCGAGACTACCTGCATCGCTTTCCTCGACGATCTTTGAAGATCCATTGAATCGCAAaccaagaaggccaagaaaatcCCGTCCGGGCTTGCCCGAAGCAGAGGAATATCTTGCCATTGATCCACCTTCGCAATACGACATCGCAACATTGCCCTCTTCAACGGGGAGAGGCACACCGCTGATCAATCTTGTATACCGTGCCTTTGAGAATGTTGTCATGACGATGATCGGCGTGATGATTCTCGTATTTTTATCGAGAATAGGCATTCTTCCTCCCCTGACGCAGATACTGAGCCGGTTTGGACTTTTTAGACGGACCCAAAGTGCTGTCGAGATTGTCGACATGTTGCTCAAGGACGATGTTGTTGAATTAGAGAAAAGCTTCAATTTGATAAAAAAAGAGCGGTTCGGGGACATCGAGACAGATaaaatgccaaaaaaggTGACCATTGTGGAGGCAGACAACAAGAGCGAgaactcctcctcgtcgtcctaCAACTCTTTCAAGCCCAATGAGGAGACAGTGCAATCCGAAGACAAAGACGGCCAACAGCCTCAACCACGTAGGCGCAAAAGGGGCACTCGTGGAgggaagaaaaacaagaagaaggagataGGGGGCTCTACTTTGGAAGATGGAACTGATACTGTGCGGAGCAGAAGCGGTTCCCAAAagagtttggcaagttcTGCTATCACTATTCCTACGTCAACCAGCAATATGACAATTTCAGACGAGATTCTGGGTTATGGTTCTCACGGAACAGTTGTGTTCAAAGGAAGCTTTGAAAACCGCCCAGTCGCCGTTAAGCGGATGCTGCTGGATTTCTACGATGTTGCATCCCACGAGATTAATTTGCTTCAAGAAAGTGACGATCACCCAAATGTTGTCCGCTACTTTTGCTCGCAACAAAGCGACCGATTCCTGTATATTGCCTTGGAATTGTGCGGAGCGTCACTCGAGGACGTCATtgagctgaaaaaagaggactccaacgagctgttggGTAAAATGAAGCCAGTTAACGTCCTTTGGCAGATAGCCAACGGTCTGAACCATTTACATTCGCTCAAAATAGTTCACAGAGATATCAAACCGCAAAATATATTGGTTGttccaccaaagaagaTAAACAGCGGTGATAAGGAGATGCCTTTACGGCTGCTTATTTCAGATTTTGGGCTTTGCAAGAAACTCGAGAACGATCAGTCCTCTTTCCGGGCTACCACTGCACATGCTGCTGGAACATCTGGCTGGCGTGCGCCTGAACTTCTTGTTGACGATGTGGCCGAGACGGAGTCGCAGCTCAGCCAGCTCTCATTAATGAGTGATCGTCGTCTAACGAGGTCGATTGACATTTTCTCAGCTGGGTGTGTTTTTTACTACGTTCTGACCGGAGGACAGCATCCATTTGGTGACCGCTATTCGCGCGAAAGcaacatcatcaaaaacCAGTATAATCTGGATCTTCTGGACACGTTGGAGGACCGCTACGAGGTTCGCGATCTGATTGAGTCGATGATAGATCAAGACCCTGCCAATAGGCCTGATATGAGCCTTATCTTGAAACATCCGTATTTCTGGTCCATTGAGAAGAAACTGGAGTTTTTGCTTCGTGTCTCTGACCGCTTTGAGATTGAAAGAAGAGATCCTCCGTCAGATTTACttttggagctggaaagcATAGCACCGGCCATTATTGGCAAGGGGTGGTTCAGAAAGTTTAACTcgtcgtttttggacaatCTTGGAAAGTACAGAAAGTACAACGACGACAAGTTGATGGATTTGCTCCGAGCTCTACGAAACAAATACCATCATTTCCAAGACTTGCCACCTAACCTAGCCAAGCAAATGAGCCCTCTTCCGGATGGCTTTTACGCATTTTTTGCTGGCCGCTTCCCCAACATGTTAATGGAGATCTACACACTGGTGGAGAGAATTTTGAGAGACGATGAATATCTTAAAGCATTTTTCTAG
- a CDS encoding Protein involved in cis-Golgi membrane traffic produces the protein MSLFDNYETDFKLAFSEAQQKLNQIYGLADQNTRVDLMREVEKLIDDGYDLIDSMSLEVHQLATHQRSSYNAKTRTYKQDLERLKSDLKSLMDDNDRVNLLGVGSQDDYNQRQKLLNSHSSIDRSTQRLNEATRTALETETVGTGILDNLRSQREQILNARETLTEADTYVDRSLATLKTMTRRLATNKMITYGIIAVLIMLIFLTIISKFN, from the coding sequence ATGTCTTTGTTTGATAACTACGAGACCGACTTCAAGCTGGCCTTTTCGGAGGCCCAACAAAAGCTGAATCAAATATATGGGCTGGCAGATCAAAATACACGCGTGGACCTCATGAGAGAGGTGGAAAAGCTCATAGACGATGGTTATGACCTTATCGACTCCATGTCTCTAGAAGTGCACCAGCTTGCCACCCATCAAAGATCTTCCTACAATGCCAAGACTAGAACGTATAAACAAGATCTAGAAAGACTCAAGTCGGACCTCAAATCGCTGATGGATGATAACGATAGAGTGAATCTTTTGGGAGTCGGCAGCCAAGACGACTACAACCAAAgacagaaactgctcaacTCTCATTCCTCAATTGACAGGTCCACGCAAAGGCTCAATGAGGCTACGCGAACAGCTCTGGAAACCGAAACGGTCGGTACCGGTATTTTAGATAACCTCCGTTCGCAGAGAGAGCAGATCTTGAATGCGCGCGAAACTTTAACCGAGGCCGACACCTACGTCGACAGATCGCTCGCTACTTTGAAAACGATGACTCGCCGCCTTGCAACAAACAAGATGATCACCTATGGAATCATCGCTGTTCTTATAATGTTGATCTTCCTAACAATTATCAGCAAATTCAATTAA
- a CDS encoding mitochondrial matrix iron-sulfur protein produces the protein MRIAALKGTRPLFRPSVIRTIPYTQTKWIRPLHSTTPIFHGHIKKPNPGEELHITFITKDGSQKTFEVAEGDSILDIAQANHIDMEGACGGSCACSTCHIIVDPDYYDLIPEPDDDENDMLDLAFGLTETSRLGCQVHMTKELDGIRVALPAMTRNLQVGDFK, from the coding sequence ATGAGAATCGCAGCATTAAAAGGCACCAGGCCCTTGTTCAGGCCGTCTGTGATACGTACGATTCCGTATACACAAACAAAGTGGATACGACCACTGCATTCGACAACTCCTATTTTTCACGGACATATCAAAAAGCCGAACCCCGGAGAAGAATTGCACATCACTTtcatcaccaaagacgGATCACAGAAGACATTTGAGGTGGCCGAGGGCGACTCAATCCTTGATATCGCCCAGGCTAACCATATTGACATGGAAGGTGCGTGTGGAGGCTCGTGCGCCTGCTCCACGTGCCATATTATAGTCGATCCCGATTATTATGATTTAATCCCCGAGCCAGATGATGACGAGAACGATATGCTGGATCTGGCTTTCGGACTGACCGAAACGAGTCGTTTGGGGTGCCAGGTGCATATGACCAAAGAGTTGGATGGCATACGCGTGGCTTTGCCAGCAATGACAAGAAACTTGCAAGTTGGCGATTTCAAATGA